In the genome of Halostella salina, the window GGGGAGTTTGACCAGATACGTCCCCGCGACCGTGCCGTACAGCGGCCAGCGCGTGTCGCCCGCGCCGCGCAGGCCGCCCCGCATCGTCCGCGAGACGCTGAACGCGCCGACGCCGACGCCGAACATCCGGATGAAATCGACCGTCAGGTCGACGTGGTCCGTTCCGAAGGCGACGGCGATGGGGCGGGCCAGCGCGAAGATGACCGCCGCGATGAGCAGCTGGGTCGCCAGCGCGATCCGGAGGGTCTGCCAGCCGTAGGCGTCCGCTTCCTCCTCCTCGCCCGCGCCGAGGCTCTGCCCGACGAGCGTGCTGGAGGCGGTGGCGTAGCCCCACGCGGGCATCAGCGCGAGCAGCATGACCCGGCGGCCGATGGCGTACGCGGCAAGCACCGGCGTCCCGAGCGCGCCGAGGATGAACAGGAACGGGAACCGCCCGAACGTCCGCGCGAGCCGGGTGCCCGCAAGCGGCGCGCCGACGCGGACGATCTCGCGGACGATCTCGCCGTCCCACTGCCGACCGCCGAGGCGGAGGCGCACCGGGAACCGGTCGGAGAGGAGCAAGGCGAGGAAGATGAGCGCCGCCGCGGTGTTCGCGACCGCCGTCCCCCACGCCGCGCCGGCGACGCCCAGTTCGGGGAACGGCCCGAGCCCGAAGATGAGCACCGCGTTCAGCCCGATGTTCGTCGGCAGGGTGACGAGGCGAACGTACATCGGCGTCCGCGTGTCGCCCGCACCGGCGAGCGCCCGGGCGGCGACGAGGCTCCAGAATCGAAACGCGACTGACAGCATCACGATCTTGAGGTAGACCGCGCCGAGCCGGACCGTCTCGGGGTCGTCGTTCAGCAGGTCGATGAGCGGTTCGGCGTACACCCAGCCGACGACGGTGATGGGGACCGAGATGGCCAGCGCGAGCCACAGCGACTGTTTGACGGCGAGGTCGGCCCGCACGTGGTCGTCGGCCCCTTTGAACCGGGAGACGACGCTGATGGTGCCGCTCGTCAGGGCGAGCGAGAGCCCGAATGGGATGAAGTAGTACTGGAAGCCGAGTTCGAGCGCCGCGACGGCGGTGTCGCCGACCGCGAGGCTCACCATGAAGAAGTCCGCGGTCCGCAGGAGCGTCCGCATCGCCCCGGTGACCATCACCGGCACCGCGAGGTCGAACGCCTCCGACCCCTTCTTCCGGTCGACCAGACCGAGGCGGGCCAGCGCCGCGGGGAACAGAAAGAGGAGGTCCCGGACGCGCCGTCGCGTGTCCTCCAGCATGCTCGCTGACGTTCGGAGCCGTCCGGGTTACGTCTTGCCAACGCGGAAACCCGGACCGTCGCGGAGCGGCGTCGGTTTCACACCCCGGTTTCGCGTAGAGATGGATCGAACGGTACCCGGGTCTGTCGAACGGTCGAAGCGGCTGTGGATGGGAAACGAAGGGGTGCGCGGACGGGACGTGACGGTCCGGCTACGCCTCGTCGGACCGCCAGGTCTCCGGAACCTCGATGACGTAGCGGCCGTCCTCCTGCAGCGAGATGATGTACTCGTCGCGGTCGTACAGCTCCATCAGGTTGAGTTCGTACCGGCCGGGCTGGACGATCCTGATGCTCTCGAACTGTTCGTTTAGCTCCTCGCGGAGCTGGGACAGGTCCGGACGCTCCTCGTCCGGCGTGTCCGCGACGACCCCGTCCTCGGCCGCCGGTCGTTCGTCCACCGCCGGGCCGGGCGGCTCCTCTGGCAGTTCGTCGCTGGACACCACGTCGCTCCGGGCGTCGGCCTGCGCGTCGTCCTCGTCGGACGGGACGCCGGCCGCGCCGGCGGCGGACGGGGTCGACCCCCCGGCGTCCGGGTCGGGAGTGTCGGTCCCGGCAGGGTCCGGACGACCGCTGTCGGTCGCCGGGTCGGCAGCCGCGTCGCCTGCCGACTGTCCGGCCGACC includes:
- a CDS encoding MATE family efflux transporter — encoded protein: MLEDTRRRVRDLLFLFPAALARLGLVDRKKGSEAFDLAVPVMVTGAMRTLLRTADFFMVSLAVGDTAVAALELGFQYYFIPFGLSLALTSGTISVVSRFKGADDHVRADLAVKQSLWLALAISVPITVVGWVYAEPLIDLLNDDPETVRLGAVYLKIVMLSVAFRFWSLVAARALAGAGDTRTPMYVRLVTLPTNIGLNAVLIFGLGPFPELGVAGAAWGTAVANTAAALIFLALLLSDRFPVRLRLGGRQWDGEIVREIVRVGAPLAGTRLARTFGRFPFLFILGALGTPVLAAYAIGRRVMLLALMPAWGYATASSTLVGQSLGAGEEEEADAYGWQTLRIALATQLLIAAVIFALARPIAVAFGTDHVDLTVDFIRMFGVGVGAFSVSRTMRGGLRGAGDTRWPLYGTVAGTYLVKLPVALTALPAGVVAVSVAGVTVDPGFGLGLTAVFGAILADMYLRATVNTVRFWSGAWRRVAREAEAGATGAD
- a CDS encoding Zn-ribbon domain-containing protein; the encoded protein is MPHQCTNCGRMFADGSKEMLSGCPDCGGNKFQFDPSGSDGDAGGDGGTAESPAAGDAADDGPTPAAGGGAGAKASGSDAGVTGRVDRARETVRDWVGSDDGSAGQSAGDAAADPATDSGRPDPAGTDTPDPDAGGSTPSAAGAAGVPSDEDDAQADARSDVVSSDELPEEPPGPAVDERPAAEDGVVADTPDEERPDLSQLREELNEQFESIRIVQPGRYELNLMELYDRDEYIISLQEDGRYVIEVPETWRSDEA